The Pseudomonas chlororaphis subsp. piscium genome contains the following window.
CAGCGCCGCCTGCGGATTCAGGTCATGCAGGTAGTCCCATATGTCTGCACGGTCCTGTGCGGCTTGCGGCGTCCAGATCACATTCATTGCCGGGGCGCTACCTGTGCCCTGCGAGCCGCGAAGATGGCTTCCAGGTCATCGTTGGCGATGCCTTTCCCAGCTGTCATGGAGGTGCGTGCGGTGTCGACCTTCTGTTGCAGAAAGGCCTCGTACTCCCGGGCTTCCCGTTGTTCCTGCACGAATTGACGCATCATTTCCCGGACGATCTGCGATGCGGGTCGATGGCTGGCCTCGGCCTCGGCCATAAACTGATCGCGCAAGTCGGCTTCGAGTTTCATCGTGAAAACGGCGTGTTTGGGCATGGGGCAGTTCCTGCAAAACATATATACCAAGTATATACATCTTCAGTACCTTAGCCTGTCCAGGTTATCCCGCGACGACGATCGGTCGCTCAATTGTTTCAAAACTTGACTGAAATTCGTGCAGCATTAATAGTTAGCCAACTAACTGTGTGCGAACTTTCCTTTGCCCGACTCTCTCGAATCACTCCAGATGAATATCAGCAGTGGCATGGTGGTCGCCGCCCGGCATTGGCGGCGGATCTGCCAGAGCACGCTGGTCAACTATGGAATCTCCGAAGCCTGCGCCGTGCCCCTGCTGATGATCGGGCGCCTGGGCGAGGGCGTGCGCCAGGTGACGGTGGCGCAGGCGGCGGGGATGGAAAGCCCGTCCCTGGTGCGTCTGCTGGATCAGCTGTGCAGCGCCGGTTACGCCATACGCGCTGAAGATCCCCACGATCGCCGGGCCAAATGCCTGAGCCTGACCGACACCGGCCGCGAATTGGTGCAGTCGGTGGAAGCCGAGCTGGTGCGTCTGCGCCGCGAGGTGCTGGAAGGCATCACACCGGCGGACCTTGAGGCCGCGCTGAAGGTGATCCGCGCTTTCGAGTCGGCTGCCCAGCCACCGGCGGTGCTTTCTTGAGCGGATTCTTTACCGGCGTACCCCCCGCGCGCGACTGGTTCTACGGCGTGCGCACCTTTGCCGCGTCGATGATCGCGCTGTACATCGCCATGCTTATGCAGATGCCGCGTCCGTACTGGGCGATGGCCACGGTGTACATCGTCTCCAGCCCGTTCGTCGGGCCCACCAGCTCCAAGGCGCTGTACCGCGCCATCGGCACTTTGCTCGGCGCCTCGGCGGCGGTGCTGTTCGTGCCGATGTTCGTGCAGAGTCCTTATCTGCTGGTGGTGATCATCGCCCTGTGGACCGGGATCCTGCTGTTCCTCTCCCTGCACCTGCGCACCGCCAACAGCTATGCGCTGATGCTGGCCGGCTACAGCCTGCCGCTGATCGCCCTGCCGGTGGTGGATAACCCGCTGGGGGTGTGGGACGTGGCGGAGGCCCGTACCGAGGAGATCTTCCTCGGCATCGTCTGTGCGGCCGTGATCGGCAGCATGTTCTGGCCACGGCGGCTGGCGCCGGTGTTCGTCGATTCGGCGGGCAAATGGTTCGCCGATGCGTCCACCTACAGCCAGCGGTTTCTCAGCCGCGACGTGCGGCCCGAAGAAGTCAGCGCCTTGCGTGCGTCCATGGTCGCCACCTTCAACAGCCTGGAGCTGATGATCGGCCAGTTGCCCCACGAAGGTGCGCGCCCGCAGACCGTGCGCAATACCAAGGAACTGCGCGGGCGCATGATCCACCTGCTGCCCGTGGTGGACGCCCTGGACGATGCGCTGTACGCCCTGGAGCGGCGCACCCCAGAGCTGGTGGATAGGTTCGCGCCGCTGCTGGCCCAGGCGGGCGAATGGCTGGAAAGCACCGCCCAGGGCGCGTCGGTCGAGCGCTGGCAGGCCCTGCGTGGCCAGCTTGAAGCGCTGCAACCCGATGCCGAAGCCCTCGACGACCGGCGCCAGTTGCTGTTTTCCAACGCCCTGTACCGCCTCGGCGAATGGATCGACTTGTGGCAGGACTGCCGCAGCCTGCAACACGCCATCCAGTGCGAAAGCCAGGACATCTGGCGCGCGGTCTATCGCCACTGGCGCTTGGGCCGCCTGACGCCCTTCCTCGACCGCGGGTTGATGCTGTATTCGGTGGCTTCCACTGTCCTGGCGATCATCGTCGCCTCGGTGCTGTGGATCCTCCTGGGCTGGACCGACGGCGGCAGCGCGGTGATCCTCGCAGCGGTGGCCTGCAGCTTCTTCGCCTCGATGGACGACCCGGCGCCGCAGATCTACCGGTTCTTCTTCTGGACCGCGATGTCGGTGCTGTTCGCCAGCCTCTACCTGTTCCTGATCCTGCCCAACCTGCACGATTTCCCGATGCTGGTGCTGGCCTTCGCCGTGCCCTTCATCTGCGTCGGCACCCTGACGGTGCAACCGCGCTTTTACCTGGGCATGCTGCTGACCATCGTCAACACCTCGTCCTTCATCAGCATCCAGGGTGCCTACGACGCCGATTTCATGAGCTTCGCCAACTCCAACCTGGCCGGGCCCATGGGCTTGCTGTTCGCCTTTGTCTGGACCCTGGTCGCGCGGCCGTTCGGCTCGGAACTGGCGGCCAAGCGCCTGACCCGTTTCAGCTGGCAGGACATCGTCGGCATGACCGAACCCGCCAACCTGGCCGAACACCGTCATCTGGGCGTGCAGATGCTCGACCGCCTGATGCAGCACCTGCCGCGGCTGGCCATGACCGGCCAGGACACCGGCGCGGCCCTGCGCGAAGTGCGGGTCGGCCTGAACCTGCTGGACCTGCTGGCCTATGCCCCGCGGGCACAGGGTAACGCGCAGGCACTGTTGCGCCAGGTGGTGGCCGAGGTCGGCGCCTACTTCAAGGCCTGCCTCAAGGCCGGCGAACGCCTGCCGGCGCCGAGCGGCCTGTTGATGACCCTGGACCGCACCCGCCGCACCCTGGATGCCCACAGCCAGGACGACCGCGAAACCCGTTTGCACCTGCTGCATGCCCTCAGCGGCCTGCGCCTGGCCCTGCTGCCTGGCGTGGAGTTCGTCGGCGGCGGCGAACTTGAGGAACCGCTGCCCCATGGCATCGATGGAGCGCCTTTATGATCGGTGACCTGGATATCAGCGGGGTGTTCCTGCCCACGCTGCTGGTGCTGATGGGCATTACCTATGGCTTGTACCTG
Protein-coding sequences here:
- a CDS encoding FUSC family protein, with the translated sequence MSGFFTGVPPARDWFYGVRTFAASMIALYIAMLMQMPRPYWAMATVYIVSSPFVGPTSSKALYRAIGTLLGASAAVLFVPMFVQSPYLLVVIIALWTGILLFLSLHLRTANSYALMLAGYSLPLIALPVVDNPLGVWDVAEARTEEIFLGIVCAAVIGSMFWPRRLAPVFVDSAGKWFADASTYSQRFLSRDVRPEEVSALRASMVATFNSLELMIGQLPHEGARPQTVRNTKELRGRMIHLLPVVDALDDALYALERRTPELVDRFAPLLAQAGEWLESTAQGASVERWQALRGQLEALQPDAEALDDRRQLLFSNALYRLGEWIDLWQDCRSLQHAIQCESQDIWRAVYRHWRLGRLTPFLDRGLMLYSVASTVLAIIVASVLWILLGWTDGGSAVILAAVACSFFASMDDPAPQIYRFFFWTAMSVLFASLYLFLILPNLHDFPMLVLAFAVPFICVGTLTVQPRFYLGMLLTIVNTSSFISIQGAYDADFMSFANSNLAGPMGLLFAFVWTLVARPFGSELAAKRLTRFSWQDIVGMTEPANLAEHRHLGVQMLDRLMQHLPRLAMTGQDTGAALREVRVGLNLLDLLAYAPRAQGNAQALLRQVVAEVGAYFKACLKAGERLPAPSGLLMTLDRTRRTLDAHSQDDRETRLHLLHALSGLRLALLPGVEFVGGGELEEPLPHGIDGAPL
- a CDS encoding MarR family winged helix-turn-helix transcriptional regulator encodes the protein MNISSGMVVAARHWRRICQSTLVNYGISEACAVPLLMIGRLGEGVRQVTVAQAAGMESPSLVRLLDQLCSAGYAIRAEDPHDRRAKCLSLTDTGRELVQSVEAELVRLRREVLEGITPADLEAALKVIRAFESAAQPPAVLS